In the genome of Kluyveromyces marxianus DMKU3-1042 DNA, complete genome, chromosome 1, one region contains:
- the RIE1 gene encoding RNA recognition motif domain-containing protein, whose translation MTSPSRKNSDDKGRPLEEAGNLSSTEYFANTNVLTCRLKWVNPDTFIMDPRKPQLLTNLNQLVHANKGVLVNPKEMENYQYFSDHKRLAHLQENWDTYLFERGNAEVDSWYRDEELRETKANWFYDVVIQAQFKSYKDLQATTEGFKAELKEHGSGKKTEGTESEGSGSGSASPSSSSQILACWSISENPHALNHPGNLYVRGIPKNLTKEDLVPIFAKFGPIIVLKIILDPNTNESMGFGFVSYPLGSQASNCIKELNGNLMNGSPLFVNYHVERKERERIHFDQWKQNEQEENSRFRGVFIGNLPIFTNENKLITPSAVVQKFRESLPDCEIVSYYFPKSNSQSNVEYSESVRSQSLSPLNSKAAVCSSPPSPRPKSSDYLGQEQSIDEEIESMSGEDSMSSPTSEGEDNIDMSTSPSPTKVRDSLSDALNEETCSSQNEDSPLKGYGFIRFATHEMALKCIETFNEFQWYGHQLVVNKAVQKFHQHHYSYSNGSNNNLANANGGNYQQHHNNNHYQNQHHHRSSSTSHTGHVGHISPHQSYYQQSHMPSMYSYRLSRRHSERSISSRQSNVLGFSPPPIAAVPLNDTQHSRVNSAHSRSMSRQNSFNNAPYGKDPHSPLSGSQLSLPLPPLSQPIYTGVMPPNSPGFAGHPPPPPLQPLATQAIPVLTSSSTNSSTSPRNNSIYGALNMPISYSATNPMFGTPLPIPRSDEQESNLYVKHLPLDWKDEDLVQYFEKFGEIISAKIITVGGSVKEQDDQNLKNDELFGKSKGYGFVCFQNPLDASRAMYHTDGLKLNSESTLFVSFAQRRSKSIDSSKNSMGNTANYNKKFLNAMYQQQQQQQQQYHPWMIPVPLHYPPSH comes from the coding sequence ATGACAAGtccttcaagaaaaaatagCGATGACAAAGGCCGCCCTTTGGAAGAAGCCGGTAATTTATCTAGCACGGAATATTTTGCCAACACTAATGTTCTCACGTGTAGGCTCAAGTGGGTGAATCCGGATACTTTCATTATGGATCCCAGGAAACCACAGCTTTTGACGAACTTGAATCAGCTAGTGCATGCGAATAAGGGCGTACTAGTTAATCCCAAAGAGATGGAAAATTACCAGTATTTTTCGGATCACAAGCGTCTTGCGCATTTGCAAGAGAACTGGGACACATATCTATTTGAGCGCGGGAACGCAGAAGTAGATAGTTGGTACAGGGATGAAGAGTTAAGGGAGACCAAGGCTAATTGGTTCTATGATGTAGTCATACAGGCTCAGTTCAAGTCCTACAAGGATTTGCAAGCCACAACAGAGGGTTTTAAGGCGGAATTGAAGGAGCACGGGAGTGGAAAAAAGACAGAGGGTACTGAGTCTGAAGGGTCAGGTTCGGGTTCTGCTTCTCCCTCTTCTAGTTCGCAGATTTTGGCTTGCTGGTCGATTTCAGAAAACCCACATGCTTTAAACCACCCTGGCAACCTATATGTCAGAGGTATTCCAAAAAATTTGACAAAGGAGGATTTGGTTCCTATCTTTGCTAAATTTGGTCCGATAATAGTACTCAAGATTATACTGGATCCAAACACAAACGAATCTATGGGGTTCGGTTTCGTGTCTTACCCGTTAGGTTCTCAGGCTTCGAATTGTATTAAAGAGTTAAACGGGAACTTGATGAATGGGTCACCGTTGTTTGTTAACTATcatgttgaaagaaaggagagagaaagaattcACTTTGACCAGTGGAAGCAAAATGAACAAGAGGAAAACAGTAGATTCAGAGGCGTCTTTATAGGCAATTTACCAATTTTCACGAATGAGAACAAGCTAATAACGCCTTCTGCGGTTGTTCAGAAATTTAGAGAATCTCTCCCGGATTGTGAGATAGTTAGCTACTATTTCCCGAAGTCTAATTCCCAGTCAAATGTTGAATACTCGGAAAGCGTGAGATCGCAGTCATTGTCACCATTGAACTCAAAGGCAGCAGTGTGTTCCTCACCACCATCTCCAAGGCCAAAGAGCAGTGATTATCTAGGTCAAGAACAGAGTATTGACGAAGAAATAGAGTCAATGAGCGGTGAGGATTCAATGTCTTCCCCAACAAGTGAGGGAGAAGATAATATCGATATGTCTACTTCACCCAGTCCAACAAAGGTTCGGGACTCACTGTCCGATGCGTTGAATGAGGAAACTTGCTCCTCTCAAAATGAAGATTCTCCTTTGAAGGGATACGGTTTTATTAGATTTGCAACTCACGAAATGGCTTTGAAGTGTATTGAAACGTTTAATGAGTTCCAATGGTACGGACACCAGCTAGTAGTTAATAAGGCAGTACAGAAATTCCATCAACATCATTATTCGTATTCCAATGGTAGCAATAACAATCTCGCAAATGCTAATGGTGGTAACTACCAACAAcatcataataataaccaTTATCAAAACCAACACCACCATCGTTCGAGTAGTACCTCCCATACTGGTCATGTTGGTCACATAAGCCCTCACCAGTCGTACTACCAGCAATCGCACATGCCATCCATGTATTCATACAGGCTATCTCGTCGCCATAGCGAGAGATCAATAAGTTCCAGACAATCTAACGTCCTGGGCTTTTCTCCTCCTCCTATTGCAGCAGTACCACTGAACGATACCCAACACAGCCGTGTAAATTCAGCTCACTCTAGATCAATGTCGAGACAGAATTCATTCAATAATGCGCCTTATGGGAAAGACCCACACTCCCCACTTAGCGGATCTCAACTTTCTCTCCCATTGCCTCCGCTATCTCAGCCCATATATACGGGGGTGATGCCACCAAATTCTCCTGGTTTTGCAGGACAtcctccaccaccaccttTACAGCCGTTGGCAACTCAGGCAATTCCTGTATtgacaagttcttcaacgaATTCTTCTACATCTCCCAGAAACAATTCTATATATGGAGCTCTGAATATGCCAATATCTTATTCGGCTACAAACCCAATGTTTGGTACGCCGTTGCCAATTCCTAGGAGCGACGAACAGGAGTCCAATCTATACGTTAAACATTTACCATTAGATTGGAAGGATGAGGATTTGGTTCAGTATTTTGAGAAATTTGGTGAGATTATTAGTGCCAAAATCATTACTGTTGGAGGGTCGgtaaaagaacaagatgaccaaaatttgaaaaatgatgaactttTCGGAAAATCTAAGGGGTACGGTTTCGTATGCTTCCAAAATCCATTGGATGCGTCCCGGGCTATGTATCATACA